From the Macrobrachium rosenbergii isolate ZJJX-2024 chromosome 50, ASM4041242v1, whole genome shotgun sequence genome, the window TTAGCCTTACCCTTTCACGGGTTGTAGGTTCAGTTTCAGTCATTTCTGTCTTATTCCGTCTTAAAAAGTCTAACACAAGACATTTAATTGAGACAAATATTGTAGGGACCGGGAAAACGTCTCAGATGCCCAACTTTTGTTTACTAGTGGGGATCACGGCGTCAACGCCCGGTCAATAAGACAGGAAACGCCGCTTTTCTCAATAACGATTAAAAGGCTTAGAAAAGagaataacgataaataaaagatGGTACGGTGAATAATAAGGAGAGATGATGTTATcagaaaaaattggtaaaaacgaaCTAAAAAGGCCAGAAAAAGTAAAGTAGTAACGTCAACGTCCGGTCAATAAGGTACGAAACGGTAAAGGTAAAGACGATTAAAAAGGCTTAGAATagtgtaaaataattaataacaaggGCAGAAAGCGTAAtttggaggaaaagaggttaatGGAACGAGTTAAAAGGCTAGAAAAcgaatattttaaatgtaataactCAAACAGTACAGTGTGTTTCTCTTAGGAACCAAACAGttaagagggaaagagaaagtttAGGAGAAAATCAGTAAATAACGGAGGAAGACATTGTCATTTTGAGAAAGGTGAATTAAACAACGAAAGAAAAGTTGGGAAATCCTGTTTTAAGTTAAATTACTCTACATCTAACTGAATGCGTGGTCGCGTTTGAGTGATCGCTTGAGAAACAGTAcaaaattctgatgaaaaatgtgtaattaagtaataatcttacgataatttacaaaaataacgagagagaTCTTCATAAAAGCTTTTTCATATTATCAGAATGCTTACCTCATTGAAAGTGATTTAATGCTGCAAAGAAACGATTGTTTAACAGCGGGCAATCGTGCACTTAACGCCCGGTAATAAGACCTCATCATTCGGTGGCAGTTTCAACAAAAGAACCGTTATTAAAAAATACGTTTTGGATTATTAACCAAGCAACGAGAGTTCTAAATAAAGGCATTTCCATTTAACTAGACTAGATATCGAATGTATGCAAATATTAACTTGTTATCCAAGATGATGCAAGGTTCAAGTCTCCACAAATTCCACAATAACCGTTCAGTACTGTGTCATCCTGTACAGTATAATCTTGTTTACACTTACCAACTTCCAATGCCTTCCACATTAGCTGCGGAAAACCTTCCTTATACATAcacgttatattatatatatatatatatatatatatatatatatatatatatatatatatatatatatatatatatatatatatatatatatatatatatatgtgtgtgtgtgtgtgtgtgtgtgtgtgtgtgtaactgtatcCTGAACTCATAAAGTATAAACAAGAATACGAACTGTAATTTTTAGCTCTCCATTAGGCAAGATGCACGAAGAATACTGCAAAATGAATGAGAAAGCCAGCATTGCAATCCTGATATGCTCATTAAATGAGAAACAGTATGAAAATGCAATCCTCTATCAACAGATTTGTTACGTGGAAGCTGTAATGCtgtatttgtttgaaatattcatcGTGAGTTGCTTTTCTTGAAGCTAATGGGTACAATTGTACAAAGCTGAATCCCCACACTCTAGGACAAACGTTTTGCCTTAAGAATCTATGAGAGACTTACGCTTAAGTATCAAGTATTTGCAAAttccataaaagtaaaaatgtgtatttttttgtttttaattttgcctGATAAACAGTGGTCAGTGTTACAAGGACTTTACTCTTCCACCAGGAATAACAGATTAAGAATCGTGAAAGATAAGGAAACTTTACTCAGAAAACACTGAGAGGACACGTATCAGAAGCCTTGTTTAGGGATATATCTTTCTATCGTTTCCATacgtgatataatttttttttttttttcagccaccaAAAATTCGGCAGAAGGGGCACTCCCTTTGCAGCAAATACTGGAAAATGAACGACGATAAATGTACCAAATCCCGACCAATGTTGCTTCTTGAGTTAGATGACAATAAGCATCACAGTAAAGCAACACTAACCTACAGGCATACAGAGAAATTACATACTCTACTGACCTATGAAGTCCTGATTATTATACCACTTGTGCAGACTGCCAGCTGTGATTGTACATCGGGCGAACTATgatgttcattttctctcttcagaTAATGCCACGAGGTGCTAAAGCAGGACATAATAAAACAGGTAATTCGTACAGTGAAGGTAGCAAAGCGGATATTGCATAATATGCGTTAGTGCCGCCCGGGACATGGTCACTTATTTACCAATGACTTACCCCGAGACAATTCTGTTCTGGATAATTGAGCAATTTTTGAGGTACAGCTGCTTCAGACTGCTTTTGGCACCTTTTCTGAACAATTTCTTCCTGTTTCAGATGCTTTTTAATGGTAATGAcacctcatctttttttttcttacatgtaAGGTTCATTATCTGGTTCTCTTCAATGAGGGTGCCCTCCTAAACCCATGTCCGTTACATACAAATGTGAAGATTTATGGGCTCACACTGCTAATTCCCACTAACATAACACTCAAAGAGGAgtctttaaatatttcttcttgAAACCTTAATCTACATTATACACAGAGATCTGAGAACTTTATAAAAAATCTAGGCAAGATAAGTATTGCAAATGCTGCATATCTTCAAAGCAAATAGCTTTGGGGAATctgttatttatagttttctgttggTCATCACAATTTGATAGTTGGTGCTTACAAGTTAAGGCCtggaaaccataaaaataaagaacaactAAAAAACTAAAGGGAATGAAGAACTACCTGAAAGggtaatcattttaaaaatatttcatatatactgtgcaGAACTAGCAGTGACAGTtgcttgaaaattaaaacttgaaaacttcACTTCACAAGTGATATACTCTTTGTAAGGAAAACTTTAACTATTATAGAATTTGACAGTCTAGCAAATAACATTTTTCAAAGCCTTTTTAGGGCCTTGGGTTTACTGCCATCTCTTTTAAATCCATGACAGCTTTATAAATTAGCTCAAACTATGGAGAAATCAACTTTCAGAAATGCCACTTCAAAAACTGGTTATTTCAAACTTGAGGCATTATTTTGTTGTTCTGCAAATAATGTTCTACCAGTACACCCATACTAAAAAATGAGTTCTGACCCCAAGGATGTCACGTACGGCTCTCAAGCTCAGACCTTCATTCTCCTTATATAAACCTGTAAGAATACATATCACATTCTATTGCACATTAACTCCTCTACTTACCAGTTACAGATTGGTTTTTGCTGGCACCTTTCTGGCAAGATGCATTTGCAGATAAACTGTATTCCTCAAATATTCTGGCATAAGAGTTTGCAACAAGATCtttgttattcacatttatttgtaCTGTAATTTAGGTAATCCTGGCATGAAggatttgttttgagatgatgaaTGAGCAAGAGAAATCTGATTTGGTGTGATCCCACTCAAAGATTCTGTATCAAAAGCTTTGTGCTGAAGAACCACCTGTGTACTATTCAAGGGATACTAAGAAACATTTTATAGTCCCATCTCTCTCCTCCATCAACACTAAAATGGCTAAAATTCATCATCATTGTTTCCTCTGAAAACATGAGCTATGAAAGATTCTGTGCAACTCTGCCCCTCATTTCTTTAATGTGCCTTCATTTTATTATGCGCATTTTAAAATCCTATCCaggtacaaaatatatacaaaatataatctTCCTGTACAGTTGCTTACAaccaataaacatgaataaacaaggtatttcaaaacaaacaagagtttaaaaatcacagcatgaTATTTAGTATTCAGTAACATGTGGAATACACTATCACCATTTTCATAACCTCACAAAATAATCTTCGATCTATGTAAAACAGACTGGTAATTCATGCACAGTTCAAAACTGACACTGCCTATACACATCTACCTAGTTACTGATACATTCAACAAATTTCctattaaatactgtacatacttttCTGGTTCACGTTAAACAATACATTCGGTAAGTTTAAAAAGTATTTCGTTTGCATGTTTGATCATCTgcacattaataaaaatacaaaataattgaCCCCGTTATAAGTGTCACATCTGTACATGTCCAGTTTATAATCCAACAACTTTacctttttctgtcagttttataACCATAAGAAACTAGTCAGATtcctacataaaaacataaattcacaAATGCTCAGCTGCTCATCTCGGTGAAATGTGAACCCTGAATCACTTAACATATGCAGATACGTAGCAAAGAGATAGCAAGAAATATAACGGGTAGAAGGAAAACCAGAAATGTATCAGACTTGCTAAAGAATTATAATACATATCCCTTTGGTTTTTTATTACCaccaatatataatttaatgataCCAATGTGTTAGCATTCTCAACAATCATAGGACTGGTCCAAAGAGTTTGTTcctaataaatgtaaatttattatttaacctgTTATAAATAAcaactacagtatttacaaatttaatgatTAGatctgattatgattattattattattattatgagtttaACCAGCCTGCTGAGCTAAAATCTTAACATCTGTGAGactgttattatttataaatagtttaaccagatcactgaatTGAGAAAATTAACTCTCTCACAAACTGGTCTGCGGGATTTGTGCtaaatcaaaaaaagaaaatctagtACATAATTTGTTGGGCTGCAGCTTCTTAAGAATgtgaaactgaataaatatggGATGATGAAATTACATAAACTACACTGGAAGAGCTTCTATAAACATTACTGAGTACATAGGTGGAACTGTCTCTTTCCTGACTAAAATGGTCTTGCCTATTTCTAAACCTAACtaccattttccttgtttttaaccAGTGATTCAGGGCCTGGTAACTATAAGTGGACCACATATGAGGTATTTGTAAAGTGACAGGTTTTTTACATGTTAGCACCtgaatttttttacactttatgAAATAACTATTCTATATTTTACAGTTTCTTGACATCTACCAAAATCTAATTTATTTCTTAAgcacaacatatgtatatattcacatcaCCGTAGATGGAAATCAGAGGAAGCTGCATAGGTAAGACAACTTCAAAAAAGGAAGATAATCTACCCTATCAGCTTAAGGTGACTAGTGTGCGTTAATTGatgtacattttaaaatatgttcTTTCCCGGAGCCATTGAATAATTCCCAAATCAAACATCATACAAGACTGCCACAATTCATGCTACAAGTGAAGATATCTTGTTTCTGCATAGCTGCACATTCTCGAATGACAAGACAAATGAGTACTGGTCTGGAATGTTTATACCCAAGTCCTCCACTGGAGCGATCTATTTCTTCGATATTGACCCATTTGAATTGAAACTTACGCACGAGCTAACAGTTTTGTACACGAAGTTACTTACACAATGCACATAAGATGTTCTTTGAAAACTCTGTAACAAAATTGTCTAACCAACACACTATACATCTGTTATGAAGCAACTCACATTCACATACTGCATcaaaaaacacaaatttacaaTATCTACACATGCCAATATAACATTACTAAAAATGGATAAAGGCTAATCCTTTGCCATGACTTCAGATTTAGAAGATTCGGGACTGGCGTCGGTAGGTAATTCTTGGCCCTCTTTCTCGTCTTTGTTCCCATACACATTTGGATACTGAGACATACACTCTGACATCTGTCTGAAGGGTTCTAGACAATCAGAGCCTCTGGGATCTGCTGTCGAGTAGTGGAAACATGTGAAAGCCTCTCGGAATTCAACTCCACACGGGCCCGTTGCCATCCCTCCCAGGCAGGGGCAACTCCAGTTAATTTCGCCATCTGGTTGTATTAGgccaactggaaaagaaaaacaacataagGAAGTGAAAGATTAAGAACACCAGGAAACTGATTATGAATTacatacagacaccaccctacttaagaACATTtaacttacgaacattcagatacaaacaaacgggatcgcaaattaaaattgtgttcagattttgttttgtgtGCCAATTCTGTAcacacagtactgtatgtacagtgtattgtgatttaggatgaaaaaatgtacagtactgtattgactttatattatactgtacttaaataggcacgAAGAGAACAGTAACCAAGTTACATACAATTCAACTACAAACACCCATCAGGAACATAACtagttcataagtagggtggtcTCTGTACTGCAATATTACTGAGACacctttattatttattgaagtaCTGTATTCTAAGGTTCATTTCTTAAGTCAGCATTAAATTTCACATAAACTACCACTGAGGAATACCAACtactgtacttttaaaaaattaaattttggcaTAAATAACTACCAGGGTTCAACTGAGTCTTCAGTGTGACTGAATTTACCAATATACAGCTCATTCTGATAAATTCTCTACATTTTATAGTATCCTAAGGCTATTCACTTCATGACATGAACTAGGAAAATGATTCTTTACAAACTAAACCACTGCCTTGGAcaactttacattttattttgaagagaaCAATGTCTTACATTGCCAACTTTATAGATATGCTTAACCACTGGGATCATGAAACACTGAGTAACTACTGTGTATGACAACTTGAAATAAACATCGACAGAAGCCAGAATAAAATTGCAGTTTCTGTTACAAGGGCTCAAAAATAAAATGGGTTTTCTCCCTCACATCAGGAGAATAGCTGTAATAATCTGGAACTTTTTATGTGTGAAGAAAGAATTCCTGCACAACTACAATGATGGGTAGGAACCACtcaacagaaaatagaaaaatgtgtGCACAAATGAGAATTTCACCTTGTCAGCTGGAAGCTTTCTTTTTTACTaatggatgtaaggaaaaagatgTTACGATTTTTACCCTAACAGATAtttttcctcatacttcaaaAAGATCTTCAGGACTATTTAAGGTAATGGTTTGTTTGATATGAATGTTCTTTGAGGTTCTCTTCTTCCACCACATATGCAAAATCTAAGCAGTTTTCTCAAACAATTAAACTGCAGGAGTGGCTATTAACATTAAAGAAGTCAACTTTCCACAAACTTTATATGGTTTTAATGTAATGTGCTACTAAAcaggttatatatactgtatcaaaaGATGATAATTCATACGgtaattcttataaaatatattttaaataatatgaatCAAAGCCATAATTAAAAACATACTCCAACTCATGCATACAGTTCTGttcctcttaaaaaaagaaaagcaatcaAATTATTTGGCAAGGCCATTCTAGatctaaaattacagtaaatcaaCTTCCCAAGCCAAGTAAACGCAGTTCAAGAACACAATTACCTGGTTCATCGCCGTCTTCAGGTAATGAAACTTTCGCTGGTGTCTCATGATCTTCCTCTGTCACAAAGATTACCCTGTCTTTCCCTGCGAATAAGTGGacataaaaattctgaatttaatATACTTCCATAAATTTGCACTTTAATACTAGGATTCAGTAACTACTAGTTCAAAAGAAAAAGGTTTCCTGTTTTGAAGGAATCTCATATCCAGGGATCATTTGCAAATGTGAAAAACTGCAAAGAAGCCACTTACACTCTGAGGTGGATCAGAATTTCAAGAACTTGTGTGAACAGTGTTACTACAAATTTCATAAGAGAGAcatcctaacctaatctaaccttaTACAGTACTAGGATACAGGTATAATTGACAAGACTGGAGAGATTTGGTCCTCAGGGGTCACTTAACTTGGTTATATTGCTAATTCCAGGCTTTGGAATTTAAAAGCTGCAGTTCAACAATAACAGGGGACTTATATACCTGGTGTAAGGTTGGGAAGCCACCAGCAGTTACCTAGCCTACTGGCTATCCAATGCCTTTCTTCAGTTGACAGAAATGCATTAAATCAACACAAGTGTTGGTACCATAAACTTTAGATTACATGTAATGGCATGGTAAAGCTGAAGACTACTATCATGGCCTGGTGCCTGCCAGATGCTGACCAGAATATTTAAggccttttatttatgtttatgtcttATATTTGCACTTGATATTTACTGACTTTTGTCtatgttcatccccaaggggctggtactaaacatggcacccattttgcatgtaaactggCAGTTACAGAACCAGAGAGGCAGTGTTgttgtcttcagttttaccagtGGCATTAGcctatacaggtattatcctacttatgatgaggttaggttccagaaaacccattgtttgttggaaaaaacgtatctcgaatataacctagcctacactataaagtatactctatacatacatggtatagtaattattaatatcagctaattctggaggttcatgccaagagacttatgataattcagtacaaagagaaactgaataacaaacaagaataattaccttagcctacactatagtatatcgtatacatatacagtagcgtagccaacattatactgtattctaaattcacatattaatatcgtattatacaaacatcaacataatgaatatgcatctttttcatggatcttttaaaatgttatgctttacttcactgtatccaataatattgtatatattcttatattgcttttgtatcataaattgcgatcatagcaatcaatgttttggtttgcaaatcgattacgcggtaagtttattttgccgtatttaactcagttcagagcgcttttcttgtttctagttagagtaaatgaatctctatatactttatttataaagcgcaaggttatttttcgttatacaaagtgttttcaagtcgaaatataacttaaatacgtctcgttgtgaaattaatttagctgtttttttcgttaatagatgacgttggccatttgagggcatgtttgttttgtgttaaaaaaaaatcaagattttgttcgctactttcacttgatttcatcataatatga encodes:
- the LOC136832646 gene encoding mitochondrial intermembrane space import and assembly protein 40; protein product: MSYCKQEGKDRVIFVTEEDHETPAKVSLPEDGDEPVGLIQPDGEINWSCPCLGGMATGPCGVEFREAFTCFHYSTADPRGSDCLEPFRQMSECMSQYPNVYGNKDEKEGQELPTDASPESSKSEVMAKD